The following are encoded together in the Oreochromis aureus strain Israel breed Guangdong linkage group 18, ZZ_aureus, whole genome shotgun sequence genome:
- the toe1 gene encoding target of EGR1 protein 1, whose product MASSLVVPVIDVQNENFKELWPAMVVAIKTASFVALDTELSGLGNRKSLLAESIEDRYKAICHAARSRSILSLGIACYKKLDQKPADSYLVQVYNLILLCSEEYIIEPQSVHFLVQHGFDFNKQYGHGIPYCKGNNKGGADDRGVHIRALFTELLRARKPLVLHNGLIDMAFLYQSFYAHLPERLATFTADLSEMFPAGIYDTKYVTEFELRLSASYLEYAYKKCKLDNGRSVGSGTTGPHVHIEFCQYAGHMSTYVDYRECPAVASVDKQTDICQHFSAFGWCPNGTKCPLSHDTDRIILQDEKNKEDKWKKRKRQREKKRSEGEGSSIFDGAPENKIPNMEVDPEDPPGDQRGTVAEMCPDGLPAVDSDGNTPQSEGKSLETDSKGNSVCDENITIASIDDSRNTKNNTNDGKSGVGSGTGAGREKTNDRSAGIETQKKNADAGTHRAGFDAFMTGYIFAYSCTVIRKEEAREADKEEEEEEQSWLPTCLNKVYLSGKAAPLNVVKSTFSKSSKAHMQKMEMVWGGRC is encoded by the exons ATGGCATCTTCGCTGGTAGTTCCTGTCATTGATGTCCAGAATGAAAACTTTAAAGAGCTTTGGCCTGCTATGGTCGTGGCTATTAAAACGGCGTCCTTCGTTGCACTGGACACG GAGCTGAGCGGTCTTGGGAACAGGAAGTCCTTGCTGGCTGA ATCCATTGAGGACAGATACAAAGCTATATGTCATGCAGCTCGGTCCCGGTCCATCCTCTCGTTGGGAATCGCCTGCTATAAGAAACTTGATCAAAAG CCTGCAGATTCGTACCTGGTCCAGGTGTATAACCTCATCCTTCTATGTTCAGAGGAGTACATAATAGAGCCCCAGTCAGTGCATTTCCTGGTGCAGCACGGATTTGACTTCAACAAGCAGTACGGCCACGGAATCCCGTACTGCAAGGGCAACAATAAG GGAGGTGCAGATGACCGCGGCGTGCACATCCGAGCACTGTTCACTGAGCTGCTGCGTGCTCGAAAACCCCTGGTGCTACACAATGGTCTCATTGACATGGCTTTTCTGTACCAG agTTTCTATGCTCACCTGCCCGAGCGCCTGGCCACCTTTACTGCTGACCTGTCAGAGATGTTTCCTGCTGGGATATACGACACAAAATATGTCACAGAATTTGAGCTTCGACTCTCTGCCTCCTATCTTGAGTACGCCTACAAGAAATG TAAGCTGGATAATGGTCGCAGTGTGGGCTCTGGAACAACTGGACCTCATGTTCACATAGAGTTCTGTCAGTATGCTGGTCACATGTCCACCTATGTGGACTACAGGGAGTGTCCAGCTGTCGCTTCTGTTGACAAACAGACTGACATCTGTCAGCACTTCTCT GCATTTGGTTGGTGTCCGAATGGCACAAAGTGTCCGTTATCCCATGACACAGACCGCATCATCCTCCAGGACGAGAAAAATAAGGAGGACAAGTGGAAGAAaaggaagagacagagagagaagaagagaagtgAAGGAGAGGGCTCCTCCATCTTTGATGGTGCTCCggaaaataaaatccccaacatGGAAGTGGATCCAGAAGATCCTCCAGGAGACCAGCGAGGGACAGTTGCTGAGATGTGCCCAGATGGTTTGCCAGCTGtggacagtgatggaaacaccCCACAGAGTGAAGGAAAGAGCTTGGAGACTGACAGCAAGGGgaacagtgtgtgtgatgagaaCATAACAATAGCCTCAATTGATGACAGCCggaacacaaaaaacaacacaaatgatGGAAAAAGTGGCGTAGGGAGTGGGACAGGAGCAGGCAGAGAAAAGACGAATGACCGCTCAGCTGGGATTGAAACCCAGAAGAAGAATGCTGACGCAGGGACACATCGGGCAGGATTTGATGCCTTTATGACAGGATACATCTTCGCCTACTCCTGTACCGTCATCAGGAAGGAAGAAGCTAGAGAAGCAgacaaggaggaggaggaggaggagcagtcGTGGCTTCCTACCTGTCTTAACAAGGTCTATCTGAGCGGCAAGGCAGCTCCTCTCAATGTGGTAAAGAGTACCTTCTCCAAGTCGTCCAAGGCCCACATGCAGAAGATGGAGATGGTGTGGGGCGGAAGGTGTTGA
- the tmem53 gene encoding transmembrane protein 53: MAADEIDYNIVFPDAGTSERHWQGTKEPVVILLGWAGCKDKHLSKYSSIYNEQGCVTIRYTAPLKTVFISESFGYKELRNTALKLLEILYDYEVENSPIFFHTFSNGGFMLYRYIVELLHSDKQFSSLSVVGAIVDSAPGSGNVRGALRALTATLGPKISPVLRYILLVLFAVTVFLLRIVLYPLTKYIHKNHYDAVQDRPPAWPHFFLYSRADQVIRHKDVEVFLETLKQKGVPVDSFDFVSSPHVGHFRYFPEEYTLKCHDFLVACMKELEGTETKKRQHIQSH, encoded by the exons ATGGCAGCCGATGAAATAGACTACAACATCGTGTTTCCAGATGCAGGGACGTCGG AGAGACACTGGCAGGGGACAAAGGAGCCAGTTGTGATACTGTTGGGCTGGGCTGGATGCAAAGACAAGCACCTCTCGAAATACAGCTCCATCTACAATGAACAG GGCTGCGTCACCATCCGCTACACGGCTCCTTTGAAGACTGTCTTCATCTCCGAGTCGTTTGGATACAAGGAGCTGAGAAACACGGCTCTCAAACTGCTGGAGATCCTCTATGACTACGAGGTGGAGAACAGTCCTATTTTCTTTCACACGTTCAGCAATGGTGGCTTCATGCTTTACCGCTACATTGTAGAACTGTTGCACAGTGACAAACAGTTCAGTTCGCTGTCTGTTGTCGGGGCCATCGTGGACAGTGCTCCAGGTAGTGGGAACGTCCGTGGGGCCCTGCGTGCACTGACGGCCACCTTAGGGCCAAAAATAAGTCCTGTTTTAAGGTACATCCTCCTAGTGCTCTTTGCCGTGACTGTTTTCCTTCTGAGAATCGTGCTGTACCCGTTGACCAAGTACATTCACAAGAACCACTACGATGCCGTGCAGGACAGGCCGCCCGCCTGGCCTCATTTCTTCCTGTACTCCAGGGCTGACCAGGTGATTAGGCACAAAGATGTCGAGGTCTTTTTGGAGACTTTGAAGCAGAAAGGTGTCCCTGTGGACAGTTTTGATTTTGTCTCCAGCCCCCATGTTGGCCATTTCCGGTATTTTCCTGAAGAGTATACTCTCAAGTGCCATGACTTCCTGGTTGCCTGCATGAAGGAGTTGGAAGGAACCGAAACAAAAAAGAGACAACACATTCAAAGTCATTGA